The following coding sequences lie in one Prevotella sp. oral taxon 299 str. F0039 genomic window:
- a CDS encoding DUF4099 domain-containing protein: protein MESNSNDNYVLVLEDRTEVKNEQEVGKLSIVSGFDDKRNLKTTEAVAANQAAFLKFNNKDGLLKNFMTNFLKQFNNPTHFGLYKVLADNVEQGVDNLHAMLQSREKPESKQLLAEIGVSFDDYLPQKKNTTAIDPEKVDWKMLDNLGLSRERLEQGGELEKMLNWQKTNLVTIAVPIGDTTIYTEARLAFRTDDSGNVGLAIHPLRKEPQLDFPYMGYKFSPEEKEQLLATGNLGKTIEITPKNGEPFAAYVSIDPQTNELTALRADRVNIPKEIKGVTLSDAQYKDLVEGKAVKVEGMTAKSGKSFNATLQVNAERKGIEFIFGDNKSLRERQEHKQTQQQGVPHKLCGLELSEKQREALDSGRTLYLKNMVDKQGQPFNAYVRMDKEQNRPRFYKWNPDKKQETGKEKVVAVAEEYKTQVAVNNHGKTNEATKNVKEPLKTGQTQPTAEQKQKQDENKQKKSRGRKM from the coding sequence ATGGAATCAAACAGCAATGACAATTATGTGCTGGTCTTGGAAGACCGCACAGAAGTGAAAAATGAACAGGAAGTAGGCAAACTTTCCATAGTTTCTGGTTTCGACGACAAGAGAAATCTTAAAACAACTGAGGCTGTCGCTGCCAATCAAGCAGCGTTCTTGAAGTTCAACAACAAGGACGGACTTCTGAAAAACTTCATGACCAACTTCCTCAAACAGTTTAATAATCCGACTCATTTCGGGTTGTACAAGGTATTGGCAGACAATGTGGAGCAGGGCGTGGACAACCTGCATGCTATGTTACAAAGCCGTGAGAAGCCTGAAAGCAAGCAGCTGCTGGCAGAGATTGGGGTATCCTTTGATGATTATCTGCCGCAAAAGAAGAATACCACTGCCATCGACCCCGAGAAAGTGGACTGGAAGATGCTCGACAACCTTGGACTGTCCCGTGAGAGATTGGAACAGGGCGGAGAACTGGAAAAAATGCTTAACTGGCAAAAGACCAACCTCGTAACGATTGCCGTTCCCATTGGCGACACGACCATCTACACCGAAGCCCGCCTTGCTTTCCGCACGGACGATAGCGGCAATGTCGGTTTGGCAATTCATCCTTTGAGAAAAGAACCACAGCTTGACTTTCCCTATATGGGTTACAAGTTCTCTCCCGAAGAAAAGGAGCAACTCCTTGCAACGGGTAATCTTGGCAAGACCATTGAAATTACGCCTAAAAATGGTGAGCCATTTGCCGCATACGTTTCCATAGACCCACAGACCAACGAACTCACCGCCCTGCGTGCCGACCGTGTGAACATTCCCAAGGAAATCAAGGGTGTTACACTTTCTGATGCACAGTATAAAGACCTTGTTGAAGGCAAAGCCGTGAAGGTTGAAGGCATGACTGCCAAGAGCGGCAAGTCTTTTAATGCCACGCTTCAGGTCAATGCCGAGCGAAAGGGCATTGAGTTTATCTTTGGTGACAACAAGAGTTTAAGAGAACGACAGGAACACAAACAGACACAGCAGCAAGGCGTCCCTCATAAGCTCTGTGGCTTAGAGTTATCAGAAAAACAGCGTGAAGCATTGGATAGCGGTCGCACACTATATTTAAAGAATATGGTGGATAAACAAGGGCAACCTTTCAACGCATACGTTCGTATGGACAAGGAGCAAAACCGCCCACGTTTTTACAAGTGGAATCCTGACAAGAAGCAGGAAACTGGCAAGGAAAAGGTCGTTGCCGTAGCCGAAGAATACAAAACGCAGGTAGCCGTGAACAACCACGGCAAGACGAATGAAGCCACCAAGAACGTGAAAGAACCGCTCAAAACGGGACAGACACAGCCTACAGCCGAGCAGAAGCAAAAGCAGGACGAAAACAAACAGAAGAAGTCCCGTGGACGTAAGATGTAA